The Manihot esculenta cultivar AM560-2 chromosome 11, M.esculenta_v8, whole genome shotgun sequence genome includes a region encoding these proteins:
- the LOC110607936 gene encoding receptor-like protein 1: MDLSRNLLFGSIPACFSNISFGNNISFGMMEEVNIMGFNPSAPDKIALNLHLPWVDWGSSEIVEVEFATKYRYNSYKGDIINSMAGIDLSCNELSGSIPQEIGDLHEIRSLNLSHNHITGSIPFSFSNLRSLESLDLGNNNLSGEIPSELVALTFLETFNVSYNNLSGRVPNGAQFGTFDENNYRGNPGLCGEPIHKSCKSDEAPQTPPPSADVEEEDEGGIDMVWFYWSFSGAYVTILLVLAAILRINGHWRMLWFYYVDVCIYSISIWNLDSKDDGEILKRIAILGTSLIVVDVNKGLEPAICLNFNTSMQ, translated from the exons ATGGATCTTTCTCGCAACTTACTTTTTGGTTCCATACCTGCATGCTTTAGTAACATTTCTTTTGGCAATAATATATCATTTGGGATGATGGAAGAAGTTAATATTATGGGTTTCAATCCGAGTGCTCCCGATAAAATCGCTCTTAATCTCCATTTGCCATGGGTAGATTGGGGTTCTTCAGAAATTGTGGAAGTGGAATTTGCAACGAAATATAGATACAACTCCTACAAGGGTGATATTATAAACTCAATGGCAGGAATAGATCTATCGTGCAATGAGTTAAGTGGCAGCATTCCTCAAGAAATTGGAGACCTGCATGAAATTCGATCATTGAATTTGTCTCACAATCATATAACAGGATCTATACCATTCAGTTTTTCAAATCTAAGGAGTTTAGAGAGCTTAGATCTTGGCAACAATAATTTGAGTGGTGAAATCCCCAGTGAACTAGTTGCGCTGACCTTTTTGGAAACTTTCAATGTTTCATACAACAATTTATCAGGTAGAGTTCCTAATGGAGCGCAATTTGGAACTTTCGATGAAAACAATTACAGAGGTAATCCTGGTCTCTGTGGAGAACCCATTCATAAGAGCTGCAAAAGTGATGAAGCTCCACAAACACCGCCACCATCTGCTGATGTAGAAGAGGAAGATGAAGGGGGTATTGATATGGTGTGGTTCTATTGGAGTTTCAGTGGAGCCTATGTCACAATCCTATTGGTGTTGGCAGCAATCCTCCGCATCAACGGGCATTGGCGCATGTTGTGGTTTtattatgttgatgtttgtattTATTCAATTTCCATTTGG AATTTGGATTCTAAGGATGATGGGGAGATTTTAAAGCGAATTGCGATTTTGGGTACGAGTCTAATAGTAGTGGACGTGAATAAGGGTTTGGAGCCAGCGATTTGCTTGAATTTCAATACCTCGATGCAATGA
- the LOC110626370 gene encoding uncharacterized protein LOC110626370 → MEAEIWNALVAYWSTPEWRKKSKAGKANRNVEKDGTITKHSCGSIKLEVHENRLAKKLGRQPTQLELFRATHTKKGSQGVFIDGKSQRVDGAYLTAIAENVNDNCDSQSAFDLNKWMEISGSSKGRVYGFGSSDIAKSGTPTTSFSCTSAHPGGPSQTMFSLEEVEQILEQNRVKMKQDMEQMQEQMRVQIEKQIKDQMKSLNNKKRSSSHNPTADCTSLSDGSTNS, encoded by the exons ATGGAGGCAGAGATATGGAATGCACTTGTTGCATATTGGAGTACACCAGAGTGGAGAAAGAAATCAAAAGCTGGTAAAGCAAATAGAAACGTAGAAAAAGATGGGACTATTACGAAACACTCTTGTGGTTCAATAAAACTGGAGGTTCATGAGAATAGATTG GCAAAGAAGTTAGGTAGGcaaccaactcaacttgaacTATTTCGTGCCACTCACACGAAAAAGGGGAGTCAAGGtgttttcattgatggaaaatcacaacgagttgat gGAGCTTATTTGACTGCCATTGCTGAAAATGTGAATGACAATTGTGATAGTCAGTCTGCTTTTGATTTGAATAAGTGGATGGAAATTTCTGGAAGTAGTAAAGGGAGGGTTTATGGTTTTGGATCTTCTGATATTGCAAAATCTGGAACTCCAACTACCTCTTTCTCATGCACATCAGCTCATCCTGGAGGACCTTCTCAAACTATGTTTTCTTTAGAGGAGGTTGAACAAATATTAGAGCAAAACCGGGTCAAAATGAAACAAGACATGGagcaaatgcaagagcaaatgcgagtgcagatagaaaagcaaataaaagaTCAGATGAAATCATTGAATAACAAAAAAAGATCTTCATCGCATAATCCAACTGCAGATTGTACTTCTCTATCAGATggttcaacaaattcatag